In one Hyphomicrobium sp. 99 genomic region, the following are encoded:
- a CDS encoding cytochrome c peroxidase codes for MNIFKQNPSFVALAAATLAVGFAAVCVEETFSARPLSAATAYEDSLAKLKAKYVRPDAPAFPETNPYSEAKAKLGKDLFFDPRLSSTGSVSCASCHNPAFRWSDGLAKGRGVTGQELPRRSPSIVNSAWLTTLMWDGRADTLEQQAALPMTAEHEMGMTPDAIVERVKSISGYRPLFESAFPAKDIDFASITAAIATYERTLISNEAPFDHWIAGNEGAITAEAKRGFALFNGAAGCSKCHGGWRFTDDSFHDIGLKSADIGRGQFAPPSVVGMQHAFKTPSLRDLNIHGPYMHDGSMTSLVDVIRHYENGGEKRPSLSTDMKQFTLTQQERTELEAFVKTLSASPLTTELPVLP; via the coding sequence ATGAACATTTTCAAACAAAACCCATCATTCGTGGCGCTTGCAGCGGCGACGCTCGCTGTCGGGTTTGCTGCGGTGTGTGTAGAAGAGACGTTTTCTGCGCGGCCGTTGTCGGCGGCAACGGCGTACGAAGACTCGTTGGCGAAGCTCAAGGCAAAATACGTTCGTCCGGACGCGCCGGCATTTCCCGAAACCAATCCGTATTCCGAAGCAAAGGCAAAGCTCGGAAAGGATCTATTTTTCGATCCTCGGCTGTCGAGCACGGGGAGCGTATCGTGCGCATCATGTCACAATCCAGCATTCCGCTGGTCGGACGGACTCGCGAAAGGCCGCGGCGTTACCGGGCAGGAGCTGCCGAGACGTTCTCCCTCAATCGTGAATTCGGCGTGGCTTACGACGCTGATGTGGGACGGCCGAGCCGACACGCTTGAGCAACAGGCGGCGCTTCCTATGACGGCGGAACACGAAATGGGGATGACCCCTGACGCCATCGTCGAACGCGTTAAATCGATCTCTGGATATCGCCCGCTGTTCGAAAGTGCCTTTCCGGCGAAAGACATCGACTTCGCATCGATCACGGCTGCAATCGCAACCTATGAACGAACACTAATTTCAAATGAAGCACCATTTGATCATTGGATTGCCGGCAACGAAGGGGCGATCACGGCTGAGGCCAAGCGCGGCTTCGCGCTATTCAACGGTGCAGCGGGGTGCAGCAAGTGTCATGGAGGCTGGCGTTTCACCGATGACAGCTTCCATGACATCGGATTGAAATCGGCGGACATCGGACGAGGACAGTTTGCTCCACCAAGCGTGGTCGGCATGCAGCATGCCTTCAAGACGCCATCTCTCAGAGACTTGAACATTCATGGGCCCTACATGCACGATGGCTCCATGACGTCTCTTGTCGACGTTATCCGGCACTATGAAAACGGCGGAGAGAAGCGCCCGAGCTTATCGACGGACATGAAGCAATTTACGTTGACCCAACAGGAGCGGACGGAGCTTGAAGCCTTCGTTAAGACGCTCTCTGCGTCGCCTCTCACGACGGAACTTCCGGTGCTGCCATGA
- the mauA gene encoding methylamine dehydrogenase (amicyanin) small subunit, whose protein sequence is MASKSKFDDLVEQFSRHVAGHTSRRGFIGRIGTALAGAAMVPLLPVDRSGRVSRAYAGSGTREGWKPQNTDAQACDYWRHCSLDGYICDCAGGSLTECPPGTKLSPSSWVASCFNPTDKQSYLIAYRDCCGKNIALRCACLNTEGELPVYRPEFSNDIIWCYGAEDNAMTYHCTISPIVGKAG, encoded by the coding sequence ATGGCATCAAAAAGCAAATTTGACGATCTCGTCGAGCAATTCTCCCGTCACGTCGCCGGACACACCAGCCGTCGCGGGTTCATTGGCAGAATTGGCACAGCACTCGCCGGTGCCGCCATGGTCCCGTTGCTACCAGTGGATCGTTCGGGACGCGTAAGCCGTGCCTATGCAGGTTCGGGCACGCGCGAAGGCTGGAAACCGCAGAATACCGACGCTCAGGCGTGCGATTACTGGCGCCACTGTTCGCTCGACGGTTACATCTGCGATTGCGCAGGCGGTTCGCTGACGGAATGCCCTCCGGGTACCAAGCTGTCGCCGAGCTCGTGGGTCGCAAGCTGCTTCAACCCGACCGACAAGCAGAGCTACCTGATCGCTTATCGCGACTGCTGCGGCAAGAACATCGCGCTGCGGTGCGCCTGCCTCAACACTGAGGGCGAGCTTCCGGTCTACCGTCCCGAGTTCAGCAACGACATCATCTGGTGCTACGGCGCTGAAGATAACGCGATGACCTACCACTGCACGATCTCACCGATCGTCGGTAAGGCCGGCTGA
- a CDS encoding MauE/DoxX family redox-associated membrane protein produces MLGSMLPVLELFLRILLAIIFAGAAVSKLRNIGEFHGVVRNFKLLPEALDGIFASSLPWVELAIAGFLLVGSGLHRYAGAAAGLLLFVFAIAMAVNIVRGRREIDCGCFRDGLRQELSWLLVARNVVLAAAALFVASQEAPATMAFANVALASAAAAISIVLYFSAVQLQALRQKA; encoded by the coding sequence ATGTTGGGTAGCATGTTGCCAGTCTTGGAGCTGTTCCTCCGCATTCTGCTGGCGATCATCTTTGCAGGCGCGGCGGTGTCGAAGCTTCGAAATATCGGCGAGTTTCACGGGGTGGTGCGGAATTTCAAACTGCTTCCTGAAGCGTTGGACGGAATCTTCGCATCGTCGTTGCCCTGGGTCGAGTTGGCAATCGCTGGCTTCCTGCTCGTCGGCAGCGGCCTGCATCGCTACGCCGGCGCGGCCGCAGGGCTTCTGCTGTTCGTCTTCGCCATTGCCATGGCCGTGAATATCGTTCGCGGCCGCCGAGAGATCGATTGCGGATGCTTCCGCGATGGATTGCGCCAGGAGCTGAGTTGGCTCCTGGTTGCTCGGAATGTCGTTCTGGCCGCGGCAGCGTTGTTTGTCGCGAGTCAGGAGGCGCCGGCGACGATGGCCTTCGCCAACGTGGCGTTGGCTTCAGCTGCCGCTGCGATTTCAATCGTCCTCTATTTCTCCGCCGTCCAGCTTCAGGCGCTGCGCCAGAAGGCCTGA
- a CDS encoding plastocyanin/azurin family copper-binding protein — MRKSVVLLAMMAAAFVPSLAFAADVDVLEGAPPADAKVVNVTIKGMKYDPANLEIAPGTIVTWKNVDAIPHNVRLPAPVDVVGNMLRAGQTMSLKFNAPGDYSYTCSPHPFMKGTVVVK, encoded by the coding sequence ATGCGCAAGTCTGTTGTTTTGTTAGCGATGATGGCGGCCGCTTTCGTGCCCTCTCTCGCGTTCGCTGCTGACGTCGACGTTCTGGAGGGCGCACCGCCGGCGGACGCCAAGGTCGTCAACGTGACGATCAAGGGTATGAAATATGATCCGGCCAACCTCGAAATCGCACCGGGTACGATCGTGACCTGGAAGAACGTCGACGCCATTCCCCACAACGTACGCCTTCCGGCTCCGGTTGACGTCGTTGGCAACATGCTGCGCGCCGGGCAGACGATGTCGCTGAAGTTCAATGCACCTGGCGACTATTCGTATACGTGCTCGCCGCATCCGTTCATGAAGGGAACGGTTGTCGTCAAGTAA
- the mauD gene encoding methylamine dehydrogenase accessory protein MauD, with the protein MMSNVLLASSLLQWALIGAFGIVLLGLVRQVGLLHERSAPLGAMVADHGPGVGDKAPNFSIIDVKGNRLQIGGANKADAETLLMFTSPTCPVCDKLLPIIKSLARAEKIDVMLVSDGAEEDHKAFLSKHKLDGLPYVISSEIGMRFQIGKVPYGVLISEDGVIKAKGLCNTREHIESLLEASRTGHASLQQYMADRTQTPASASASPLNA; encoded by the coding sequence ATGATGAGTAATGTACTTCTAGCTTCTTCTCTGCTGCAGTGGGCCCTGATTGGCGCATTTGGCATTGTCCTTCTCGGACTCGTCCGGCAAGTCGGCCTGCTGCATGAACGTTCCGCTCCCCTCGGCGCGATGGTGGCGGACCACGGACCGGGAGTCGGCGATAAGGCGCCGAACTTCAGCATCATCGATGTGAAGGGCAATCGGCTTCAAATCGGCGGTGCCAACAAGGCAGATGCCGAGACACTCCTGATGTTCACCTCGCCCACTTGCCCGGTTTGCGACAAGCTCTTGCCGATCATCAAGTCGCTCGCGCGAGCCGAAAAGATCGACGTGATGCTCGTGAGCGATGGCGCCGAGGAGGACCACAAGGCGTTCCTCTCGAAGCATAAGCTCGATGGCTTGCCCTACGTGATCTCGAGCGAGATCGGCATGCGCTTCCAAATCGGCAAGGTGCCATACGGCGTGCTGATCAGCGAAGACGGGGTCATCAAGGCGAAGGGGCTCTGCAATACGCGCGAGCACATCGAAAGCCTCCTCGAAGCGAGCCGCACCGGACACGCATCGTTGCAGCAATACATGGCTGACCGCACGCAAACCCCAGCTTCTGCGTCCGCCTCGCCGCTAAATGCCTAA
- a CDS encoding methylamine utilization protein MauJ: MTMWIPYNWMASLRAESPPEAVSASEAAHELRNFVVGFFVRSTGARAWETDFLASSSPTVDQWVGERRVTIQFSSSQNGKMNEIVYNMLASGSKDALGIAYGAVQDFIDDVCLAHGRSIEVIGWRVADVEHGARWRSVPFLPSALSAIEPMRDVAPEFQSFIRLYREARCASSPMWRLVCAGAALAGLLQGDASGERSRNPISVEMLVRSGAYSFYPQFVDADAGTLSAWVEPRRQAVLADLGGAATTDQIEVSLTARREIESDAKLAALANLTDLVAREVLLSAMKGKEMSSEDIELEAVYPS; encoded by the coding sequence GTGACGATGTGGATCCCTTACAATTGGATGGCGTCGCTTCGTGCCGAGTCTCCCCCGGAAGCGGTTTCCGCTTCCGAGGCGGCGCACGAATTGCGGAATTTCGTGGTCGGATTTTTCGTCCGTTCGACAGGCGCGCGCGCTTGGGAGACGGATTTTCTGGCGAGTTCCTCGCCTACAGTTGACCAGTGGGTGGGTGAACGCCGCGTGACAATCCAATTTTCATCTTCTCAAAATGGGAAGATGAACGAGATTGTCTACAATATGCTGGCATCCGGATCGAAAGACGCGCTCGGCATCGCCTATGGGGCTGTTCAGGACTTCATCGACGATGTTTGCCTCGCCCACGGACGAAGCATTGAAGTCATCGGGTGGCGGGTCGCCGACGTTGAGCATGGGGCACGCTGGCGAAGCGTTCCCTTTTTGCCGAGTGCGCTCTCAGCGATCGAGCCGATGCGTGACGTGGCTCCGGAATTTCAATCGTTCATTCGTCTCTATCGGGAAGCGCGTTGTGCGTCATCGCCCATGTGGCGGTTAGTGTGCGCTGGCGCAGCTCTCGCGGGCCTGCTGCAAGGGGACGCGTCCGGCGAACGCAGCAGGAATCCGATATCCGTCGAGATGCTCGTTCGCAGCGGTGCCTACAGTTTTTACCCGCAATTCGTCGATGCGGACGCCGGCACCTTGTCGGCCTGGGTCGAGCCGAGGCGGCAAGCGGTGCTTGCGGATTTGGGCGGCGCCGCCACCACAGATCAAATCGAGGTCAGCCTCACGGCGCGCCGGGAGATTGAAAGCGATGCAAAACTTGCGGCGCTTGCCAACCTCACCGATCTGGTTGCGCGCGAAGTGCTGCTGAGCGCCATGAAGGGTAAGGAAATGTCGTCCGAGGACATCGAGCTGGAGGCGGTTTATCCGTCCTAA